In Candidatus Dependentiae bacterium, the following proteins share a genomic window:
- the dnaG gene encoding DNA primase, which produces MSIFSFIKQKLSILDVVSEYITLKKAGHYYKGCCPFHHEKTASFTVSPHKEICYCFGCHVGGDVIAFISRIENCTQIEAAKLLAEKYQLELPEEFNSNYSQSIDEKKKYFKICELMSQWCHDSLLKSPAVLRYLYGRGIDKECIEYFNIGYFPSGLATIKSLLKFMSNHHILADDLIDANILSKGNTVLYSPYEERIIFPITDHLGHYCGFGGRIYKKNDTRAKYYNSRENEFFSKGSLLYGLDLAKESMQKKNALFLVEGYTDCIAMVQHGYKNSVAILGTACTLDHLKKVARYVDYIYVVYDGDKAGQQAILRLAELCWQVELEIKIIQLPTGEDPASCLAKKIDLAYLIRKSEDIFHFFIQTVGGEFNQKPLSQKLKIARKIIAVIGNLSDPLKQDVLLQEASKQLEMPYTTLKNELQRTPISSEKIVLEKKEENIPIENISINTFDSIPKLEKKIFSGIINDITLLNEHNRPYIYTLLPHNLTNILKIADRIHQEQPDLGLTSLFDQMEDTQKQMVSHVLLDSNGEVKSHDFERLVAQLQKKHWKTIVNDIKIKLENAKQDGDQEQIEQLIHEFSALKQKMLQKE; this is translated from the coding sequence ATGAGCATATTCAGTTTTATCAAACAAAAACTTTCGATTTTGGATGTAGTAAGTGAATATATAACCTTAAAAAAGGCCGGGCATTATTATAAAGGTTGCTGTCCTTTTCATCATGAAAAAACCGCTTCTTTTACTGTCAGTCCACATAAAGAAATCTGTTATTGTTTCGGATGCCATGTTGGCGGCGATGTAATTGCATTTATTTCACGCATAGAAAATTGCACACAAATTGAAGCTGCAAAACTGTTGGCTGAAAAATATCAACTCGAACTTCCTGAAGAATTCAATAGCAATTACAGTCAATCTATTGATGAGAAAAAAAAATATTTCAAAATATGCGAGCTCATGTCACAATGGTGTCATGATTCACTTCTTAAAAGTCCTGCTGTATTACGTTATTTATATGGACGCGGCATTGATAAAGAATGTATTGAATATTTTAATATTGGTTATTTTCCTAGCGGACTTGCAACTATCAAGTCACTGCTTAAATTCATGTCTAATCATCATATTTTAGCCGATGACTTAATCGATGCGAACATTCTAAGCAAAGGAAACACAGTATTATATTCACCATATGAAGAGCGCATTATATTCCCTATAACTGACCATTTAGGCCACTACTGTGGTTTTGGTGGACGTATATACAAAAAAAATGATACTCGCGCAAAATATTACAATTCACGCGAAAATGAATTCTTTAGTAAAGGGTCTCTCCTTTATGGTCTTGATTTAGCCAAAGAATCAATGCAAAAGAAAAATGCGCTTTTTTTAGTAGAAGGTTACACTGATTGTATAGCCATGGTTCAACATGGATATAAAAATAGCGTAGCAATCTTAGGAACTGCATGCACTTTAGACCACTTAAAAAAAGTTGCTCGCTATGTTGACTATATATACGTGGTATATGACGGAGACAAAGCCGGCCAACAAGCTATTTTACGCTTAGCCGAATTATGCTGGCAAGTTGAACTAGAAATAAAAATCATTCAATTACCAACCGGAGAAGACCCAGCTTCTTGTTTAGCAAAAAAAATTGACTTAGCTTATCTCATTCGTAAATCTGAAGATATTTTCCATTTTTTCATTCAAACTGTTGGAGGAGAATTTAACCAAAAGCCTCTCAGTCAAAAATTAAAAATTGCACGTAAAATTATAGCAGTAATTGGCAATCTTTCTGACCCCCTTAAACAAGATGTTCTGCTACAAGAAGCATCCAAGCAACTTGAAATGCCTTACACAACTTTAAAAAATGAATTACAACGAACACCAATATCCTCAGAAAAAATTGTTCTGGAAAAAAAAGAAGAAAATATTCCAATCGAAAATATTAGTATTAATACATTCGATTCAATACCCAAATTAGAAAAAAAGATATTTTCTGGTATAATAAATGACATAACGTTGTTAAATGAGCATAATAGACCGTATATTTATACATTATTGCCTCACAATCTTACTAATATCTTAAAAATTGCTGATCGTATCCATCAAGAACAGCCTGATCTTGGCCTAACTTCTCTATTTGATCAAATGGAAGATACGCAAAAACAGATGGTAAGCCATGTTCTATTAGACTCAAATGGTGAGGTGAAATCACATGATTTCGAACGGCTTGTAGCTCAATTACAAAAAAAACATTGGAAAACAATCGTAAATGATATAAAAATCAAACTTGAAAATGCCAAACAGGATGGCGATCAAGAACAAATTGAGCAACTCATACATGAATTTTCTGCTTTAAAACAGAAAATGCTACAAAAAGAGTAA
- the rpoD gene encoding RNA polymerase sigma factor RpoD translates to MVKKPVKSIKKTNAKGLDLKKEIINELIERAKLNKKVLSYEEVIEFGDKNHLSEKETNELLKILEKENIELMMQEELNADGKDPAFDHEDIDTPKLQEIKAKLNTIGSDSDDIDEDEEDEEDERTMSHGAQITDPVKCYLRDIGKIPLLNKKTEKVIAEKISSAKVTSIESLSQFPIIHKEFVLIADRLLKETIQLKDIIQFQEFDEENVPKIDAEQKSLLDTIRKIKDLIENEDKIYQSYRGKLTSQAKKLEMLGKVHHNKKEIGDTIRSIKLSNKLIRKLGKKLEKLVRKINDRRDIIRFSNEQLEAYAQKTSLNEQDQLTIAELERNMRMAQKSIKKVEAEIGLPWEKTAEYYSQLTTAQRSDKRAKDDLARANLRLVVNIAKKYVNRGLHFLDLIQEGNIGLMKAVEKFEFERGYKFSTYATWWIRQAITRAIADQSRTIRVPVHMVETLNKINKIKRTFIQEHGREPTHAELAKELNLDEKKIKNIIKISKEPISLETPVGDSDDAYIKDFIESENDFSPSDTVASNDLKEKVREILKTLTPREEKVLKMRFGIDVASEHTLEEVGKDFSVTRERIRQIEVKALRKLRHPSRSKRLRSFFDKELEDILASEDSIE, encoded by the coding sequence ATGGTCAAGAAACCGGTAAAGTCTATAAAAAAAACAAACGCTAAAGGCTTAGACTTAAAAAAAGAAATTATAAATGAGCTTATTGAACGGGCTAAATTAAACAAAAAAGTCCTTTCATATGAAGAAGTCATCGAATTTGGTGATAAAAACCATCTTAGTGAAAAAGAAACAAACGAACTATTAAAAATACTCGAAAAAGAGAATATTGAACTCATGATGCAAGAAGAGCTCAATGCTGATGGAAAAGATCCTGCTTTTGATCACGAAGATATCGATACACCAAAATTACAAGAAATCAAAGCAAAACTAAACACTATAGGTAGTGACTCTGACGACATTGACGAGGATGAAGAAGACGAAGAAGACGAGCGCACCATGAGTCATGGCGCCCAAATCACTGATCCGGTTAAATGTTATTTGAGAGATATCGGTAAAATTCCTTTATTAAATAAAAAAACCGAAAAAGTTATTGCTGAAAAAATTTCATCTGCCAAAGTAACCTCTATTGAGTCTTTATCACAATTTCCAATCATACATAAAGAATTTGTTTTAATTGCAGATCGTTTACTCAAAGAAACCATACAATTAAAAGACATAATTCAATTCCAAGAATTTGACGAAGAAAACGTACCAAAAATTGATGCCGAACAAAAATCATTACTTGATACTATTAGAAAAATAAAAGATCTCATTGAAAATGAAGACAAAATTTATCAAAGTTATCGTGGAAAATTAACTTCCCAAGCAAAAAAACTGGAAATGCTTGGAAAAGTCCATCACAATAAAAAAGAAATTGGCGACACCATACGCTCTATCAAACTTTCAAACAAACTTATTCGCAAACTTGGCAAAAAATTAGAAAAACTTGTTAGAAAGATTAATGATAGACGAGATATTATACGGTTTAGCAATGAGCAATTAGAAGCTTATGCACAAAAAACTTCTTTGAATGAACAAGACCAACTCACTATTGCAGAACTTGAACGCAATATGCGCATGGCACAAAAAAGTATAAAAAAAGTTGAAGCTGAAATTGGACTTCCTTGGGAAAAAACAGCTGAATATTATAGCCAACTTACAACTGCACAACGTAGTGATAAACGAGCAAAAGATGATTTAGCTCGTGCAAACTTACGTTTAGTAGTCAACATTGCAAAAAAATATGTCAATCGCGGATTACACTTTTTAGATTTAATTCAAGAAGGTAATATCGGCTTAATGAAAGCTGTAGAAAAATTTGAATTTGAACGCGGCTATAAATTCTCTACTTATGCTACTTGGTGGATTCGTCAGGCAATTACCCGTGCAATCGCCGACCAATCACGTACTATACGTGTTCCGGTTCACATGGTGGAAACATTAAATAAAATCAACAAAATCAAACGCACCTTTATACAAGAGCACGGCCGCGAACCGACTCATGCAGAACTTGCAAAAGAATTGAATCTAGATGAGAAAAAAATAAAAAACATCATCAAAATTTCAAAAGAACCTATTTCTCTTGAAACACCTGTTGGTGACAGTGATGATGCCTATATTAAAGATTTCATTGAAAGTGAAAATGATTTTTCACCATCTGATACAGTGGCAAGTAACGATTTAAAAGAAAAAGTTCGTGAGATCTTAAAAACATTAACTCCTCGTGAAGAAAAAGTGCTCAAAATGCGCTTTGGCATTGATGTTGCCTCTGAACACACATTGGAAGAAGTGGGTAAGGATTTTTCTGTTACACGTGAGCGCATTCGACAAATTGAAGTCAAAGCATTAAGAAAATTACGTCATCCATCACGTAGCAAACGCTTGAGATCATTTTTTGATAAAGAACTAGAGGATATCCTTGCGTCTGAAGATTCAATTGAATAA
- a CDS encoding hemolysin family protein — MEPQISNLSNSLVLFAGALCVRGLFSFLETSITALRLFKLKELATATKKYKHLFQALEKNPQRILITILVANSLADVTTAALATHITETLFSYLNFSGGLGFSLGIFVATLAIIIFGEIIPKNLAKNRGEGLFMSILWLINLAYLLLYPLVTVLIKFSDTIMHLIGGKKESQTDWDTSESEIRFLINYIRKIGLMEREKSQMLENIFELGLTPVKEIMVPAMDIISTNVNTTIQEVLQLFVKHTFTRLPVYKGSKENIMGIVHLKDIINLLTKNETQPLKDLIRPITFVPESMKINQLLKEFREQHMHMAMVINEHGSLIGLITLEDILEEIVGEISDEHEPPIEKIISLKDNGWLVDASVPLEEIEPLLNITFVTNTVHTLGGFIAEQLQHLPKKGERISYKNFYFQVQKASPKRVLQVLIFQEKKA; from the coding sequence ATGGAACCTCAAATAAGTAATTTAAGTAATTCATTAGTGTTGTTCGCCGGCGCTTTGTGCGTACGTGGCTTGTTTTCATTTTTGGAAACAAGCATTACCGCTTTGCGCTTATTTAAGCTAAAAGAACTTGCGACGGCAACGAAAAAATATAAGCATCTATTTCAGGCGTTGGAAAAAAATCCACAACGTATCTTAATCACTATTCTTGTTGCAAACAGTTTAGCTGATGTAACGACAGCAGCACTTGCCACACATATTACTGAAACGTTATTTTCCTATCTCAACTTTTCCGGTGGCTTAGGATTTTCTCTTGGCATATTTGTAGCGACTCTAGCCATTATTATCTTTGGTGAAATTATTCCAAAAAATTTAGCCAAAAATCGTGGCGAAGGGCTTTTCATGTCCATCCTTTGGCTCATTAATTTAGCTTATTTATTATTATATCCACTTGTTACCGTCTTAATTAAATTTTCTGATACAATCATGCATTTAATTGGTGGAAAAAAAGAATCTCAAACCGATTGGGATACCAGCGAATCAGAAATACGATTCTTAATTAATTATATTCGCAAAATAGGTCTTATGGAGCGTGAAAAATCCCAAATGCTCGAAAACATTTTTGAGCTCGGACTGACACCGGTAAAAGAAATTATGGTTCCTGCAATGGACATCATCTCTACAAATGTAAACACTACCATTCAAGAAGTACTCCAACTTTTTGTAAAACATACGTTTACACGATTGCCGGTGTATAAAGGAAGCAAAGAAAATATTATGGGAATTGTGCATCTCAAAGATATTATCAACCTGTTAACCAAAAATGAAACCCAGCCGCTCAAAGATCTCATTCGCCCTATTACATTCGTGCCTGAAAGTATGAAAATTAATCAACTTCTGAAAGAATTCCGTGAGCAACATATGCATATGGCCATGGTAATCAATGAACATGGTAGCCTTATCGGCCTGATCACACTTGAAGATATCCTTGAAGAAATTGTAGGCGAAATTAGCGATGAACACGAACCACCAATTGAAAAAATCATATCATTAAAAGACAATGGATGGCTTGTGGATGCAAGTGTTCCATTAGAAGAAATTGAGCCACTTCTAAATATCACCTTTGTAACCAACACCGTACATACTTTAGGTGGTTTTATTGCAGAACAATTACAACACTTGCCCAAAAAAGGTGAGCGCATTTCATATAAAAACTTTTACTTTCAAGTACAAAAGGCAAGCCCTAAACGTGTATTACAGGTATTGATTTTTCAAGAAAAAAAAGCTTAA
- a CDS encoding ABC-F family ATP-binding cassette domain-containing protein, with product MINIKNLNLSFSSRDIFNEVSFSVDQSSRMGLVGLNGSGKSTLLKIIAGQQEYDNGSIAFLPGKKIAYMPQDVVLQSDKTILQEALDACGDVTTIQKRSEYLESQIEQGITDDHIIDEYVQLQEQLAYLDPKKLQIEAERILLGLGFKQPQMNQLVSTLSVGWKMRIVLAKLLLQKADFYLFDEPTNHLDIVAKDWFLHFLKNTDFGFMLVCHERYFLDQVCSTILALENSKAKIYKGNYSTFEKQYAKDLEQLHSAYALQQKDIQRRKETIAKFRAKANKAKMAQSMQKQLDKLELITLPPTTKKVSFQFPATKRAGRMVLQANGIAHKFDSKKLFENIDLNIERGQKVSLIAANGVGKTTLFNIIVDNLPIQNGSVEFGANVDYAIFAQDQNESLDFNKTIFENAKDLCSKKSEQQIRSFLGAFLFSSDDVNKKVGVLSGGEKNRVAMAIVLMQDANFLLLDEPTNHLDMPSKDILIQALQNFDGTILFVSHDHYFINKLANRVVELTPNGAFGYEGNYDAYLDQKNAHKDIAQPKQKKETQPKNKPQKNNKENYEQSKQIHKLERSMAKLEKEIARIELSFADLVFGTHDFDDAQQKLHSKKEDLESSLKQWEALQ from the coding sequence ATGATAAATATAAAAAATTTAAATCTTTCTTTCAGTTCTCGTGATATCTTCAATGAAGTTTCATTCTCTGTTGACCAATCAAGCCGCATGGGTTTAGTAGGCCTTAACGGATCAGGCAAATCTACACTCCTCAAAATTATTGCCGGACAACAAGAATATGATAATGGTTCAATTGCCTTTCTTCCGGGTAAAAAAATTGCTTATATGCCACAAGACGTAGTATTGCAATCTGATAAAACTATCCTACAAGAAGCTTTAGATGCCTGTGGTGATGTCACAACCATCCAAAAAAGGTCTGAATACCTAGAATCACAAATAGAACAAGGCATTACTGACGACCACATCATTGACGAATATGTTCAACTACAAGAACAACTTGCTTATCTTGATCCGAAAAAATTACAGATCGAAGCTGAGCGCATTTTACTTGGATTAGGCTTTAAACAACCGCAAATGAATCAACTGGTCAGTACATTGAGTGTTGGTTGGAAAATGCGGATTGTTTTGGCAAAACTATTATTACAAAAAGCTGACTTTTATCTATTTGATGAACCTACCAACCATTTGGATATTGTTGCAAAAGATTGGTTCTTACATTTCTTAAAAAATACCGATTTTGGTTTCATGCTTGTTTGTCACGAACGTTATTTTCTTGATCAAGTATGCTCAACTATTTTAGCACTTGAGAACAGTAAAGCGAAAATTTATAAAGGCAACTATTCCACATTCGAAAAACAATATGCAAAAGACCTTGAACAATTGCATTCTGCATATGCCCTACAACAAAAAGATATACAACGCCGTAAAGAAACTATTGCAAAATTCCGTGCAAAAGCTAATAAAGCTAAAATGGCACAAAGCATGCAAAAACAACTGGATAAACTGGAACTCATTACCTTACCTCCAACAACTAAAAAAGTCAGCTTTCAATTCCCTGCAACCAAACGCGCCGGACGTATGGTTCTTCAAGCAAATGGCATTGCACACAAATTCGATTCTAAAAAACTTTTTGAAAATATTGACCTCAACATAGAACGAGGGCAAAAAGTTTCTCTTATCGCTGCCAATGGTGTGGGTAAAACAACATTATTCAACATCATCGTTGACAATTTACCAATACAAAATGGATCAGTTGAATTTGGTGCAAACGTTGATTATGCAATTTTTGCTCAAGATCAAAATGAATCACTTGATTTTAATAAAACTATTTTTGAAAATGCAAAAGATCTCTGCTCTAAAAAATCTGAGCAACAGATTCGTTCATTTTTGGGTGCATTTTTGTTCTCATCTGATGATGTTAACAAAAAAGTTGGTGTTCTGTCCGGTGGTGAAAAAAATCGTGTTGCAATGGCAATTGTGCTCATGCAAGATGCAAATTTCTTACTCCTTGATGAACCGACTAACCATTTGGATATGCCCTCAAAAGATATCTTAATTCAAGCATTACAGAATTTTGATGGAACCATTTTATTTGTTTCTCATGATCACTACTTCATTAATAAACTCGCAAATCGCGTAGTTGAACTCACTCCTAACGGTGCATTCGGTTATGAAGGCAACTATGATGCTTATTTAGACCAAAAGAATGCACATAAAGACATTGCTCAGCCGAAACAAAAAAAAGAGACGCAACCGAAAAATAAGCCTCAAAAAAACAACAAAGAAAACTATGAGCAAAGCAAGCAAATACATAAACTGGAACGTTCTATGGCTAAATTAGAAAAAGAGATTGCGCGCATTGAGCTTTCATTTGCTGATCTTGTATTTGGTACTCATGATTTTGATGATGCACAACAAAAATTACATAGTAAAAAAGAAGATCTTGAAAGCTCTCTTAAACAATGGGAAGCACTACAATAG
- a CDS encoding adenylyltransferase/cytidyltransferase family protein, giving the protein MHTYKKLLLVLNFIICPIHATHPIRVYVDMVADLFHFGHVQFLKQAKAHGDYLIVGLTADEDVARYKRTPILNVEERAQSVSGCKYVDEVIPNCPYCITKEFIEEHNIDLVIHGDDMSKANLDYFYAVPISMGIFKTVPYTETISTTDLLTRIFDRGRENLLKK; this is encoded by the coding sequence ATGCATACATATAAAAAGTTACTTTTGGTCTTAAACTTCATTATTTGTCCAATTCATGCAACGCACCCAATTCGTGTTTACGTCGACATGGTAGCTGATCTTTTTCATTTTGGACATGTTCAATTTTTAAAACAAGCAAAAGCACATGGCGATTATCTTATTGTTGGGTTGACAGCAGATGAAGATGTCGCACGCTATAAACGCACACCTATTTTGAATGTCGAAGAACGCGCACAATCAGTAAGCGGATGCAAATATGTTGACGAAGTAATTCCTAACTGTCCTTACTGCATCACAAAAGAATTCATTGAAGAACATAACATTGATTTGGTTATTCATGGTGATGACATGAGTAAAGCAAATTTAGATTATTTCTATGCCGTGCCAATATCAATGGGCATTTTCAAAACGGTACCTTACACGGAAACTATCTCAACAACTGATCTTCTGACACGCATATTCGATCGTGGACGGGAGAATTTATTAAAAAAATAA
- the ligD gene encoding non-homologous end-joining DNA ligase, whose protein sequence is MNDFFLKVGSQEVKITNPDRILFPKSSISKWSMIQYYQRIASFMIPHIKNRPISMQRFPNGIDGEGFYQKDASGYFPEWIKIFDIEKVDKTKVVHHVLCNNVQTLVYLANQAVITPHVWLSKVNNIHCPDRLIFDLDPPSVKQFDEVRKSAKIFKSVLEDLGLHPFVMTTGSKGLHVTVPIKPDTLFDDVRSFARDIAELMVKQNPEILTLEMRKENRKGKIFADYLRNAWAQTGVAPYAIRAKKGAPIATPLQWKEVNSQLSSQKYTIKNIFRRVSRIGDPWQDINAYAKSIKSIKL, encoded by the coding sequence ATGAATGATTTTTTCTTAAAAGTTGGCTCACAAGAGGTAAAAATAACCAATCCTGATCGAATATTATTTCCTAAATCAAGTATCAGTAAATGGAGTATGATTCAATATTATCAACGTATTGCATCATTTATGATACCGCATATCAAAAATCGTCCGATTAGTATGCAACGTTTTCCTAATGGAATTGATGGAGAAGGGTTTTATCAAAAAGATGCTTCAGGTTATTTCCCCGAATGGATTAAGATTTTTGACATTGAAAAGGTTGATAAAACTAAAGTAGTACATCATGTTTTGTGCAATAATGTACAAACATTAGTGTATCTTGCAAATCAGGCAGTGATAACGCCACACGTATGGTTGAGTAAAGTTAACAACATACATTGTCCGGATCGTTTAATTTTTGATTTAGATCCACCTTCGGTTAAACAGTTTGATGAAGTACGCAAGTCTGCAAAAATATTTAAATCTGTATTGGAAGATTTGGGATTACATCCATTTGTTATGACCACCGGTTCAAAAGGTTTGCATGTTACGGTGCCGATCAAACCGGATACACTTTTTGATGATGTGCGCAGTTTTGCACGTGATATAGCAGAGCTTATGGTTAAGCAGAATCCTGAAATATTAACATTGGAAATGCGCAAAGAAAATCGAAAAGGAAAAATATTTGCAGATTATTTGCGTAATGCTTGGGCACAAACGGGTGTTGCTCCCTATGCGATACGAGCAAAAAAGGGCGCTCCAATTGCAACGCCGCTTCAATGGAAAGAGGTTAATAGTCAATTAAGCTCACAAAAATATACCATCAAAAATATCTTTAGGCGTGTTTCGCGTATTGGTGATCCTTGGCAAGACATTAATGCATATGCAAAGTCTATTAAGTCGATAAAACTGTAG
- a CDS encoding DNA polymerase ligase N-terminal domain-containing protein, whose amino-acid sequence MPKKKNVLKTYKAKRDFTSSPEPIGDALAKKLKKSKKPIFVIQKHDASHLHYDFRLEIEGVLVSWAIPKGPSPDPRVKRLAIQTEDHPLDYAYFEGIIPEGYGAGEVMVWDLGTYENIKDISMAKSLKEGRIEVFLEGQKLQGGYALIRTKYGKDDSKKNWLFIKMKDDYADARKNPVSTKDYSVLTGRTLKQIKNDKDSEVYE is encoded by the coding sequence ATGCCAAAAAAAAAGAATGTACTGAAAACCTATAAAGCAAAACGTGATTTTACATCATCACCTGAACCTATAGGCGATGCATTAGCAAAGAAATTGAAAAAAAGTAAAAAACCTATTTTTGTAATTCAAAAACATGATGCCAGCCATTTGCATTATGATTTTCGTCTTGAAATTGAAGGTGTATTAGTTTCTTGGGCAATCCCCAAAGGGCCGTCACCTGATCCACGTGTGAAGCGATTAGCAATTCAAACAGAAGACCATCCATTAGATTATGCCTATTTTGAGGGGATTATTCCCGAAGGTTATGGTGCCGGAGAAGTTATGGTATGGGATTTGGGTACCTATGAAAACATCAAAGATATTTCTATGGCAAAGAGTTTGAAAGAAGGCCGTATTGAAGTTTTCCTAGAAGGACAAAAACTGCAAGGTGGCTACGCATTAATTCGTACAAAATATGGTAAAGATGATAGCAAAAAAAACTGGCTTTTTATCAAAATGAAAGATGATTATGCAGATGCACGTAAAAATCCGGTATCAACAAAAGATTATTCGGTATTGACGGGTCGCACTCTTAAACAGATAAAAAATGATAAGGACTCTGAGGTTTATGAATGA
- the speE gene encoding polyamine aminopropyltransferase, translating into MPLAVNANQWFTESIYGNWCQTYKIDEVLYEEKTDFHHMIIFKNGLYGTVLALDGVIQTTEKDEFVYHEMITHVPMLQHGNAQKVLIIGGGDGGSLREVLKHKTVKKAVLIDIDTQVIELSKKYLPNHSQGAFNDPRAEIIIADGCKFVKETQEKFDVIICDTTDPIGAGKVLFTEEFYADCAKLLTKNGVFVNQNEVPYMCDTINRTCNKLKPFFSTVKGFLAPVPTYIGGYMAFGFATNNDIVTLQELEQRISNIDGELKYYTPEMHKASFALPNKLKQSLYNER; encoded by the coding sequence ATACCATTGGCAGTGAATGCAAACCAATGGTTTACTGAAAGCATTTATGGCAATTGGTGCCAAACATATAAAATCGATGAAGTTTTATATGAAGAAAAAACCGATTTCCATCACATGATTATTTTCAAAAATGGTCTATATGGCACAGTTCTAGCTTTAGATGGCGTAATTCAAACAACAGAAAAAGATGAATTTGTATATCATGAAATGATTACTCATGTGCCAATGTTACAACATGGTAATGCACAAAAAGTACTCATTATTGGCGGTGGCGATGGCGGAAGCTTACGTGAAGTGCTCAAACATAAAACCGTAAAAAAAGCAGTATTAATTGATATTGACACACAAGTGATTGAACTTTCAAAAAAATATCTGCCTAATCATTCACAAGGTGCATTTAATGATCCACGCGCTGAAATCATTATTGCTGACGGCTGCAAATTTGTTAAAGAAACACAAGAAAAATTCGATGTCATTATTTGTGATACCACAGATCCTATCGGAGCAGGTAAAGTACTATTTACTGAAGAATTCTATGCTGATTGCGCAAAACTACTCACCAAAAATGGTGTTTTTGTAAATCAAAATGAAGTGCCCTATATGTGTGATACAATCAATCGCACTTGTAATAAACTTAAACCTTTTTTCAGCACAGTAAAAGGATTTTTAGCTCCTGTACCGACTTATATCGGTGGTTATATGGCGTTCGGTTTTGCAACGAATAATGATATCGTAACATTGCAAGAACTTGAACAACGCATATCCAATATTGATGGCGAACTTAAATATTATACCCCTGAAATGCATAAAGCCTCTTTTGCCCTGCCAAACAAATTAAAACAAAGCTTATATAACGAACGTTAA
- a CDS encoding GNAT family N-acetyltransferase, which produces MYDTESAQQTIIHAMQENMFAHMLFFPERLSSFSVVKAQGLTLVDSGMDDDTFNLVFNTRLKDHALDIVESTVDYFKRESLSFAWWVGPDDVPITLPELLAQVGLKLSEKNVGMYLPIAENAFEQGELRVERVLDATQMQDFAQIMIDVLGDTPAIKAYYQKLVDFPFSQDDYEQLYVGYLDETPVTCGMLTLHSKVAGIHSLATVRNQQNKGFGTAMVQELLMRAQMAEYAVAVLQAEKRAMHLYEQLGFDSICDFYVYTLDR; this is translated from the coding sequence ATGTACGATACTGAAAGTGCGCAACAAACGATAATTCATGCAATGCAAGAAAACATGTTTGCTCATATGCTTTTTTTCCCTGAACGTTTATCAAGTTTTTCAGTGGTTAAAGCCCAAGGGTTGACTTTGGTTGATTCAGGAATGGATGATGATACTTTCAATCTTGTTTTTAATACACGTTTAAAAGATCATGCATTAGATATTGTAGAAAGTACGGTTGATTATTTTAAGCGTGAATCATTATCATTTGCATGGTGGGTTGGTCCTGATGATGTACCGATTACATTACCGGAGCTTTTGGCGCAAGTGGGTTTGAAGTTATCAGAAAAAAATGTAGGGATGTATTTGCCTATTGCAGAAAATGCATTTGAACAAGGTGAATTACGCGTTGAACGTGTGCTTGATGCAACACAAATGCAAGATTTTGCACAAATTATGATAGATGTTCTTGGTGATACTCCTGCGATAAAAGCATATTATCAAAAATTGGTTGATTTTCCTTTTTCTCAAGATGATTATGAGCAATTATATGTTGGTTATCTTGATGAAACGCCGGTTACATGCGGCATGTTAACTTTGCATAGTAAAGTTGCCGGTATTCATTCTTTGGCAACCGTACGAAATCAACAAAACAAAGGTTTTGGCACTGCAATGGTGCAAGAGCTGTTGATGCGTGCGCAAATGGCTGAATATGCGGTGGCAGTTTTGCAAGCAGAAAAAAGAGCGATGCATCTGTATGAACAATTAGGTTTTGATTCGATTTGTGATTTTTATGTGTATACGTTGGATCGGTAG